Proteins co-encoded in one Papaver somniferum cultivar HN1 chromosome 5, ASM357369v1, whole genome shotgun sequence genomic window:
- the LOC113279427 gene encoding protein FAR1-RELATED SEQUENCE 5-like has protein sequence MNGNELESEEPEKSGNVLDDDSNHDDQIVEPKLGMMFESADELFEFYNNYAYRKEFSIKKRTCKKENGVLVHVSYTCSKEGKNITASNTPLNLPPTQKTGCKAKISARLCADDKWMISIISLQHNHLNSPSKARHLRGHKRINTTAKKRVLLNDKAGIRMCKTYGALAVEGGGYENLPYDEKTLRNMIVREKVLELGEGDATALLDHFTNMQNKDPNFFYRLDIDGEGRLKNVFWADNKYREAYKEFGEVVTFDTTYLTNKYDMPFAPFVGVNHHGQSILFGCGLLSNEEKETFAWLFKAWLDCMNGVAPGGIITDQAGAMKIAIELVFKDTKHRWCLWHIMKKIPEKLRRYDNYVRIKSRMKKAIYDSQCPAEFEERWSEMLEKYEILKQNKWLSKLYREKDRWVPCFVKTTFWAGISTTQRSESMNAFFDGYVHSRTSLKQFVEKFDNALRYKKEKELKTDARSFSKTIPTSTMEKCTFTQCRTYIRRFCHFFANKFEWLVYSKEKLVMFENLKFDVFMLFDNKFNHRPV, from the coding sequence ATGAATGGAAACGAATTGGAGAGTGAGGAACCTGAAAAGTCTGGCAATGTATTGGATGATGATAGTAACCATGATGATCAAATAGTAGAGCCGAAACTTGGTATGATGTTTGAAAGTGCTGATGAATTATTTGAATTTTATAATAACTATGCATACAGGAAAGAATTTTCTATTAAGAAACGAACATGTAAAAAGGAAAATGGAGTACTAGTACATGTAAGTTATACTTGTTCCAAAGAGGGGAAGAATATTACAGCTTCAAACACTCCGTTAAATCTCCCTCCAACACAAAAGACTGGTTGCAAAGCCAAAATATCAGCGAGATTGTGTGCAGATGATAAATGGATGATTAGCATTATTTCTCTTCAACATAACCATTTGAACAGTCCATCAAAAGCTCGACATTTGAGAGGCCACAAAAGAATCAACACGACAGCAAAGAAAAGAGTCTTATTAAACGACAAAGCAGGAATCAGGATGTGTAAGACCTATGGTGCATTAGCGGTTGAAGGTGGTGGCTATGAAAACCTCCCATATGATGAAAAAACTCTAAGGAACATGATTGTTAGAGAAAAAGTTTTAGAACTTGGAGAAGGAGATGCTACAGCACTTTTGGATCACTTTACAAACATGCAAAATAAGGATCCAAATTTCTTCTACAGGCTGGACATAGACGGAGAAGGccgtttgaaaaatgtgttttgGGCTGATAACAAATATAGAGAAGCTTACAAAGAATTTGGTGAAGTTGTCACCTTCGACACCACATACTTGACAAACAAGTATGACATGCCTTTTGCTCCGTTTGTTGGGGTTAATCATCACGGACAATCAATTTTATTTGGATGTGGGTTGCTTTCTAATGAGGAGAAAGAAACTTTTGCTTGGTTATTCAAAGCGTGGCTCGACTGTATGAATGGAGTTGCTCCAGGTGGTATAATTACAGACCAAGCTGGTGCTATGAAAATTGCCATTGAGCTAGTTTTCAAGGATACCAAGCATCGATGGTGTTTGTGGCATATAATGAAGAAAATACCAGAAAAGCTAAGGAGGTATGATAACTACGTAAGGATTAAATCTAGGATGAAAAAAGCTATCTATGATTCACAGTGTCCTGCTGAATTTGAAGAACGTTGGAGTGAAATGTTGGAAAAGTATGAAATCTTGAAACAAAATAAATGGCTGAGCAAACTATATAGGGAGAAAGATCGATGGGTACCTTGTTTTGTGAAGACCACATTTTGGGCTGGGATATCCACTACACAACGATCTGAGAGTATGAATGCATTTTTCGACGGGTATGTTCATTCAAGAACATCTCTGAAGCAATTTGTTGAAAAATTTGATAATgcattgagatacaaaaaagaaaaggagCTTAAAACAGATGCTAGATCGTTTTCTAAAACTATCCCAACCTCAACCATGGAGAAGTGCACATTTACCCAATGTCGCACCTACATACGACGATTCTGCCATTTCTTTGCAAACAAATTTGAGTGGCTGGTTTACTCAAAAGAAAAATTAGTTATGTTTGAAAATCTGAAATTTGACGTTTTTATGTTGTTTGACAATAAGTTTAATCACAGACCAGTTTAA